One genomic window of Nitrosomonas sp. Is35 includes the following:
- a CDS encoding ribulose bisphosphate carboxylase small subunit, which yields MSEVIDYKSRVSDPASRKFETFSYLPAMADKDIKKQVEYLISKGWNPAIEHTEPEYVMDSYWYMWKLPMFGETDVERVLAEAAACHKANPNNHVRLIGYNNFNQSQGTAMVIYRGKTV from the coding sequence ATGAGCGAAGTAATCGATTACAAATCACGTGTTAGTGACCCAGCAAGCCGTAAATTTGAAACATTTTCTTATCTGCCTGCAATGGCCGACAAGGATATCAAGAAACAAGTGGAATATTTAATCAGCAAAGGCTGGAACCCAGCGATCGAACATACCGAACCTGAGTATGTTATGGATTCCTACTGGTATATGTGGAAACTGCCTATGTTCGGTGAAACGGATGTAGAACGCGTTCTGGCAGAAGCCGCCGCTTGTCACAAAGCGAATCCGAACAATCATGTCCGTTTGATTGGTTACAACAATTTTAACCAGTCCCAAGGCACAGCCATGGTGATATACCGCGGCAAGACTGTTTAA
- a CDS encoding CbbQ/NirQ/NorQ/GpvN family protein: protein MSDIIDQYRIKKEPYYHSVADEVKLYEAAYSVRMPMMLKGPTGCGKTRFVEYMAWKLKKPLITVACNEDMTASDLVGRFLLDANGTRWQDGPLAVAARYGAICYLDEVVEARQDTTVVIHPLTDNRRVLPLEKKGELIQAHADFQIVISYNPGYQSLMKDLKQSTKQRFGALDFNYPSHDIESEIVAHESGVSVDIAEKLVSIAERARNLKGHGLDEGISTRMLIYAGSLIAKKVDAHAACRVALVRPITDDPDMRDALDAAVSTFFN, encoded by the coding sequence ATGAGCGATATCATCGACCAGTATCGTATTAAAAAAGAACCTTATTACCATTCCGTTGCGGATGAAGTAAAACTCTATGAAGCCGCCTATTCGGTACGTATGCCGATGATGCTGAAAGGCCCGACCGGTTGCGGTAAAACGCGCTTCGTCGAGTACATGGCGTGGAAACTGAAAAAACCGCTGATCACCGTTGCGTGTAACGAAGACATGACTGCATCCGATCTGGTGGGCCGCTTCTTGCTCGATGCCAACGGCACGCGCTGGCAAGATGGTCCATTAGCAGTCGCCGCACGTTATGGCGCGATCTGCTATTTGGATGAAGTTGTGGAAGCACGTCAGGACACCACCGTGGTAATTCATCCGCTAACCGACAATCGCCGTGTATTGCCGCTGGAGAAAAAAGGTGAGCTGATCCAGGCGCATGCGGATTTCCAGATTGTCATCTCGTACAATCCCGGCTATCAGAGCTTGATGAAAGATTTGAAGCAATCGACCAAACAACGCTTTGGTGCACTCGATTTCAACTACCCAAGTCATGACATCGAAAGCGAAATTGTTGCGCACGAATCCGGTGTGTCAGTCGATATTGCCGAAAAACTGGTATCGATCGCGGAACGCGCGCGCAATCTGAAAGGACATGGACTGGATGAAGGGATTTCAACACGGATGTTGATTTATGCCGGCAGCCTGATCGCCAAAAAAGTCGACGCGCATGCGGCTTGCCGCGTAGCTCTGGTGCGTCCGATCACCGACGATCCGGATATGCGCGATGCGCTGGATGCGGCAGTCAGCACGTTCTTTAATTAG